The Brassica napus cultivar Da-Ae chromosome C7, Da-Ae, whole genome shotgun sequence genome has a segment encoding these proteins:
- the LOC106409439 gene encoding B3 domain-containing protein REM16, which yields MEENCEDCMRWEEQLYWNHFQTVHFSQLLLPGFHNLLAIPKKFSTYCKRKLPKIVTLKSPSGAKYNVGLEEDDEKTLAFRCGWDKFVKDHSLHESDLLVFKFNGSSEFEVLIFDGDTLCEKPTSYFVRKCGHAEKTSRATDFTATSSRSPKRHINIPDDVETTVNQQGPVKVSPVGNELDDLIDIDTMLPQTGIEQEEHSNSDIDTDSGQLPVISPTSKGPISEGKYPIGVFKKMRGQISINDLNRKAGGSRRRVGETNKRKALSLAKRAVSRKGFLVVMKRSHVVSKCFLYVPVQWSARNMSREPQDVVMQVGETKWQLKFKHYGSKGRGGVSVGWKKFVRDNNLCEGDVCVFEPTKPEAKPFHLDVYIFRAAEAESSNNTTSE from the exons atggaagAGAACTGCGAAGATTGCATGAGATGGGAAGAACAACTCTACTGGAATCATTTTCAAACCGTCCATTTCTCTCAGCTCCTCCTTCCTGGCTTTCACAATCTCCTT GCCATACCTAAAAAGTTTTCCACATATTGCAAAAGAAAACTACCCAAGATTGTAACACTCAAAAGTCCAAGCGGCGCTAAATACAACGTGGGGTTagaggaagatgatgaaaaGACTCTGGCTTTTCGCTGTGGGTGGGACAAGTTTGTGAAAGATCATTCTCTCCATGAGAGTGATCTGTTAGTCTTCAAGTTCAACGGATCATCTGAGTTTGAAGTGCTGATCTTCGATGGAGACACCTTATGCGAGAAACCCACTTCTTATTTCGTCAGAAAATGTGGACATGCAGAGAAGACCAGCAGAGCTACAGATTTCACTGCAACCTCTTCAAGATCTCCTAAGAGACACATTAACATCCCTGATGATGTTGAAACCACAGTGAACCAGCAGGGACCTGTAAAAGTATCTCCAGTTGGTAATGAGCTAGATGATCTCATTGATATTGATACAATGTTACCTCAGACTGGTATTGAGCAAGAGGAACATAGTAACTCTGACATTGACACAGACTCTGGCCAGCTTCCTGTAATATCTCCAACTAGTAAAGGGCCCATCAGTGAAGGGAAGTATCCCATTGGTGTTTTTAAGAAGATGCGAGGACAAATAAGTATCAATGATCTCAATCGTAAAGCTG GTGGTAGCAGAAGAAGAGTAGGTGAGACTAACAAAAGGAAAGCATTATCTCTGGCTAAAAGAGCCGTTTCGAGGAAAGGTTTCTTGGTGGTCATGAAACGCTCTCATGTGGTATCAAAGTGTTTCCtg tatgtCCCTGTCCAATGGAGCGCTAGGAACATGTCTCGTGAACCTCAGGATGTAGTGATGCAGGTGGGTGAAACAAAATGGCAGTTGAAGTTTAAACATTACGGATCTAAAGGTCGTGGTGGGGTTTCAGTGGGGTGGAAGAAGTTTGTAAGAGACAACAACTTGTGTGAAGGTGATGTTTGTGTGTTTGAGCCAACCAAGCCCGAGGCTAAACCGTTTCATCTCGATGTTTATATCTTTCGTGCTGCAGAAGCGGAGAGTAGCAACAACACCACAAGTGAATAA